In Nitrospira sp. MA-1, the genomic window GAGATCTAACAATCCCTGGTAGCACTCTTAATGCGCCGGTAGGGAAAATTGCCCTAGCCAGTGTGGCCTCGCCTGGAGAAATTCTGTCGGAAACGTTGGCTCAGGCCCCCAATGTTAATGGGCAATCCTTTGAGGCGCTGGGCATGATTCACATCTCGGAGAAATTTGTCATCGATGCCAGCGGTAAGGGCGGCGGCACCGTGGTAATTCGAGGCGGCCGTCTTTGGTGGACAATTCCATCATTTCTGCCAATACCACGGATCCGGCCATGGGTCCGCCGGTGGATAATCCCGGTACAGGCATTGATATCAATATGAGCGGGAAGGTCGTGATTCAGAATGGCGCCACCCTCGAATCAAACGTGGCCGAAGACGCCGCTTTGGGGATTGGATCGGGTGGTGTGCATGTGAAAGCTGACCGCATAGAAATATTGGGCCCTCAGGATTTTGTTCCTCCTGATCCTTTTGAGCCCATTGACCCTTCTAATCCTCCTGCTCTTCCTCCTTTTTCAGGTATTAGGTCGAATGTTGAGGATGGTAGTAGGGGAGGACCAAGCGGAGATATTCTGCTGGAGGCGAATTCTTTCCTGATGAATGATTTTGGGACCGGCAGCTTTGTCCAGATCCAAACCAATACGGCTGGTGAAGGCGACTCTAGCAATATTAGTGTAAGGACCTCCGGAAATCTCGACCTCCTGGGTAGTTCTATCGGTGGATTTTCCGGTTCATTTTCTGCATCACCTTCGATGTCTGTCTTAGGAAATGCAACTAATATCGAACTGACGAGCACGGCGGGAAATATTTCGTTGACAGAATCCTTCGTCAGTTCGCAAACTTTTGGCGGGGGAGTTGTGGGATCTATCAAGGTGAACGCGCCAAAAGGTGACATTCTAATGACTGGGTCTGGAGCGGATATTTTCACTTTCATTTCAGGAACTGCAGGGGTTGAAGGCAATGGAGGGATTCAGGTTACTGCGAACAACCTGATTATGAATGGGGCTCGCATTGCGATCGACAATTTTTTCCCGGCTTTGCCAGGGGCTATAACCTTGAACCTCTCCCGGAGCTTGATTCTGAATAGTGCCAACTTGATTCTGGATAATGGCATAATTATCCCTGTCCCCTCTGGCATTCAAACGACCACAAGGGGACCAGCCTCTTCTTCTGATCTGAACATCAGGGCATCTGACATCTTGGTTAGCGGAAACAGCTCCCTTTCCACAGAGACGTTCGGTCCAGGTGATGCAGGTGCCCTCACTGTTTTTGCGCAGAATCTTCACCTGACCAACGGTGGGCAATTGCGAAGTAGCAGTACGATCGGTCCTGCCTTCTCAGGACAGGAACCTCCCCCCCCTCCCTCCGGCTCGGGAGGAACGATCAATATCCAAGGGTTGGCCATTCCTGCTGATTCGATCGTGATCGAAGGTGCCGGTTCCGGAATTTTCACCGACACTGAGGGCAGCGGGTCGGCTGGGAGCACCACGTTGACTGCAAGGCAGCTCACTATCACTTCGGGCGGAAGGATTGAGGCCAATACTTCAGCTCAGGGCGCTGGTGGAAACATTACCGTGAACGCCCCTGGCAACGTGTCCATTAGCGGAAGGTCGGGTGGCGTGTTCAGTCAGACGACTGGGACGGAGCCCGGCTCCGGGGCAGGCGGGGCGATCTCATTGATGGCTGGTCAAAACTTCGCCCTGAGTGACGGGGCAACGGTCTCGGCGAGCAGCGACGGACCAGGCAATGCTGGAAATATTAATATCACCGGCCATGACACGATTCTGATCGATAAGGCCACCGTAACCACCGAAGCGGTCCAAGCCTCAGGGGGCAATATCACACTCACCGCAAACGACATGATTCAATTGGTCGACAGTACCATTGCCAGTTCGGTCCAGGGGGACGCAAACACGGCCGGAGGCGATGTCACGTTGGATCCGGATTTCATCATACTTCAGAACAGTGATATTCTGGCCAAGGCTGTGGCCGGTCAGGGGGGCAATATTACGTTAATCGCGAACAAGGCGGTCTTATTGGATGCCCAGAGCACGCTAGATGCCTCCTCCCAAACGGGGATCAGCGGCGCGGTCAGGATTGAATCGCCTATTCAAGTGCTGAGTGGCACGATTGCGCCTCTGCCCGATCAGCCGGTGAACGTGGCCACGCTCTATGCGTCCCGCTGTGTGGCAGGAGAGGGCGGCCACTTTAGTACCTTTGTGGATTCCAAGTCCGACAGTGTGGCGCCCACGCCCGGCACATTCTTAGCCAGTCCGTTTCTCCCCCAAATGAGTTCATCCCCTTCGGGCGCATTGGGGGATACCGGTACGCGCTCCGTGGATTCTGGCCAAGACTCGACTTCCTCTATCCATTTGGCCGCCTATTCTCCTCCCGTGCTGTTCGGGCTAGGTGAGGGGATGCTTTCTGTCTGTCCTTGATGTGGGATGTCGGATTTCGGACATTTCCCGATGTACCCACCCGCGCTCCTCTAAAATAAATTCTTAGGAAGTTCCCCGTGTCATCCTGCCTGGTAGATTATGGACAGGCATTCCCATACGACGTGTCATTCAAAAAGGTGTGATTGTGCAGCTTGTTCAATCGCCATCATCCCCGGCATTTATAATCCGAAATCAAGCTTTTTTGGCTTTGGCTCATTTCGGACAGATTGCGATGGCTCCTTGCGCGAATGACATGGAGGGTCTTATGGATTCCCGATGGTTAGAGTGGGGTATGACGGAGAGGGGGCGAGGGAGAACGAAGTTCTCACGCGTCGAAGGGCTTTTTTATCCTGAACCCTTTGGTTCTGTCAGGACATATTTCCTGAAGGATCTTGAATAGTTGAGTTATCTTCAATCTACACATAGATCCTTCGTTTCACTCGATGCCAATTTGATGAGGGCTAAACCGAATTATGGATTGGATGTTAAATGGCTGAATGCGACGATCAACGTTTTTTGTTATTTACCACGGTTAGACAGGAATAGCACCCATGCAACCGCCAGCCCGATTATGCAGCTTATTGAAGTTCCGAGGACGATGTTTTGGTAAATTTCATAAAGTTGCATGATCGAAACCTTTTGCAAATGAGGGAAGTCCCCTCTTGGCTTCCGTTAATTGATCTTGTTACTTCTTATGTAAAGCAACCATGGTGCCGTTTGGAGAGAATTTCATGCGTTGAGAATTTCATGTTTAAAATTAATGACTTGCGGGCTTGAAATCCCCCAAAATGGGGGTGTCCCATTCAAGCGTGTTTGTCTAGGTGGTCACGACGTTGTCACCATGTCAACGGCTGTTCTCCTTGCCGCTGAATGAGCTAACCGTTAGGCCTGACGGGTTTTGGAGGTTTTTGTCAGGAGGGGGAAGCACGGTGATGTCTCACTTCTATCCGTCTTAGCAGGACCCCAAAATACCTGTTCTGTCGACTTGGGTATGTAACATCTCTTTTAGGACTGTTTCGTATGGATACCCGCTTACAACTGGGGGGATGACAAGCAGAGAAAACCGGCCGGAATGACCGGGAAGGGGATCAAGGTACTAAAAAAGACAGGAGCGGAAGATCGATCAATTAATTAAAGAGGGCAGGACCCGGATTTGGTTCGTGTGGTCTGGTCGTGACAGCATGATTTATAGAGGAGGCGTCCTTCGATACAAAGCCAAAAATCGCCGGGCCACTCCGTGTGATCAGTCTGGGAAATACACGATTAGAGCCAGTTGTTGATCAGGAGGAACGGTGCCCAATAGCCGGGATGTCGATAGATAGGATGGTCGAGCAGGGCTACTTGGGCTTCCCGAAGGGCCTGGGCTTTGGAGAGTGATGTTTCTTTGAGCCGCAGGTAGAATTGATTGACCAGATTGGAGGAGGCCTGGTCATTGATGAACCATAAGGTGGCCAAAGCGCTTCGAGCTCCCGCTTTCACGGCTACTCCGGCCAAACCCAGGGCGGAACGATCGTCTCCCGTTGCTGTTTCACAGGCGCTCAAGGTTAACAGATCCAGGGGGATTTGTCGGAATTGAAAGAGTCCGATGAGTTCTCTGAGTCGATCCATGGTGAGTTTGTTGTCATAGGTGAGCACGAACGAATTCTTGGCCTCATTTTCAAATTTTCCATGTGAGGCGATATGAATAATAGTAAAGTTTTCTTCTTTCATGTCCTGTTCAAGATTGGGAATGCGGAATTTTTCGTTCAGGAGAGTCTTCCCGCCAAAGAGGTCTTGAAGTTCCCTGACCTCCTGTTGCGTATTCGGAAGCGGTGAAAATCCCTGCACGCCTTCGGATAGTCCAACCGACAAGAGATTGATCTGCTCCCGGTCCAGGGGATGGGCATCGGTGAGCGTCAGTCCTGGCGTGATTGCCAGGGCATACGTTTGGATGAGGAACTTTTCTCCGTCATGGAGAGACCCCATGGGTATGGTTCGCAATGATCCATCCGGAACGAAGACGAGTGTCTGGATCCCGAATTCATTCAGGGAAGGTTCAAGCGGTCGGATGATCAGGTCATAGAGAGATTGCGCATGAGGCAAATATTGATGGGTGGTGCGTTTTTCCAATAGGGTCCGGAACAGGTGAATTTTTTTGGTCAGGTCACGTTCCTGAACAGGAACGGTGATCTTTTTCATCGTTCCTCCAAGGCTCATCAGCAGGACCATCCGGTCAGGAAAAAGAATCGGATAAATGATCGCCGTGGAGGCGGATACTTTATCTATGGCTTGAATTCTTCCCCTATTCGCTTCCACGCAATCGTCTTTGAAGTAATCCTGTAATTCTGCGGCCTTCAACGCTTCTATGGTATCCCGGGTTTTGAACAGGAGTCCTTCCTTTCTTGGGTCATTTGTTACCTCGTCCGCCCGTTGGAGTAGCAGATCAGCGGTCTCAAAAAACAAGGCTCCCAGAGATTCTCGAAACGATGCCGGGTTTTGGGGAAGCCCGACTGCTAGTTGCTGACGAATGGGTTGGAGCGTATCGATCGCCCGTTGGTAGGCTGAAATGGCCTCGTCCGTCCGACCCAGATTTTTGAGGTGACGGCCCATGTTCCATTCCCAGCGATAGAGGGCTTCCGGGGCTTGGCCCTTTTGACTCGTCCGAATTGCCAATTGAGTGAGTTGAAGGGCTTCCTCATGGCGGCCCCCTTCTTCGTACAATTCTCCTGAAAATCCCCATCCATAAGATTCATTTTTCCAGTCTCCAATTTCCTTTGCGCTACGTATGGCTTCCCGAAAGGACTCAGCGGCTTGCGTGAATACCGGTGCATGTTCCGCTGAGACCTGGGTACTGAGGTCTCTCAATCCCATTCCGATGGTGAGCAGGTTTTGAATCTTTTCATGGGAGTCCGGAAGCTGGCGTGTTTTCTCCAATGCCAGTTGCAGGTGGATTTTTCCATTTTGTGTGGACTGCTGCCGGATTTCCACCAGGGCCGCATTAATCATGGCTCGAATTGAGAGAGGTTGCAAATCGAGGGAGTCGGCGAGAATGCTCGATTCTGTATAAGCTGCAAGGGCTTCAGTGTCGCTCTGGCGAACCGCATGGGCATTGCCCAGATCATTGAGGATGGCAGCCATGAGCGGTCGATCCTCAATTTCCCTGGAGATCTTCAGACCTTGTTGCAGGATTTCGAGCGCGGAATCTGATTCTCCTACATTAAGGTGCACGATGCCCAATTGGCTGAGCGCCTGGGCCATCAGGCGGGGCTGGGTGTTTTCCTGTGCTGTTTGGATGGCGGTGCGAAGGAGTTGTTGCGCCCGTTGGTATTGGCCCATATCGAGAAAAGCTCTTGAGAGATAAATGAGCGCTTGAATCTGATTGGGATGATCTCCGGAATTTTCATAGATCTGAGCGGCTTGAGTCCAGGACCGGGTGGCCTGTTCAAGCTGTCCTTGCTGGTAATGCCGGCTTCCATCCTCCATCAGGGTTTGAGGGGATATTTCCTCTCCACTGGAGTTGGTGAACCCTAATCCACCTGACCCCAGGATGAGAATGAAAACCAGAGGACCATAATCAAGACGTTTGAGGAACCCGCATTTGAGCAACGTTGCAGTCCCTTCTTTCGAAACGATCCTTTTACGGAATCTATTCTAGGAACTCCCTTCAATAAGGTCAAAGCGAGGGATTGTGATAGGGAGGGTTTTGGGGTTCCAGTGGATCGGGTGGAGAATGGGGATTTTTACCATGCACGTCTTCTGTCGCTGGCTTGGAAGGGTGATCCATCTGCGCTTGAAATTGTTCTCAAAGTGGACACACAATACATCATGTGTACAGGTGAGGTGTTTGCCGCATTGAAGGAGAAAGTCCAGGTGTGAGAGGTTTGCCATGAAATCTTTTGCAATAGCATTGGGTTCGAAACGATTGTCGCCATTTGAGGAAAATTTGGCTTATGGAACGAAGCTTGCTTTATGTAATTATTAATGAGCGTGAGTAGATCTGAAAATGTCTCACGTGTAAATGTTCCGGAAAGACGGTCCGGGCGAAGAGAGGAGGACCATCATGAGCCAGATGATGACGCGAAGCAGGGGTGTGGGTGTCATAGGCGTGATCCTTGGTCTTAGTGTTCAATTAGTGGGAGGAGCGGAACTAACTGGTCAGGCAAATCGCCAACAAATGAGGGATGTTGCGACTGTAGCCATTGAACCAAGGAAAAATCACGCGGCGGTTTTTCTGGAGGAGACATTTCCTATTGTCGACCGGCGGTTTGTACAGGTTGCAGATGATAAGCAGCGGGTTTCATCTGGTAAGGAGGCATTGTACCAGCCCCCACAACGAGGGGCTCCAGGAGGACGGGTCGGTGGAGGAACCAGAGGTCCTTCGGCTGATCTTCCATTAATGTGGGCCTTGGTTCCTGACCATGTGGGATTGTCTGCCGAGGTGCAACCACGATTGGTCTGGTATCTATCAAAGAAGACGACCTACCCTTTGGAATTGACCATCATAGAGGCGACGGGAGTGAATCCGATAATTGAGAAAGGGATTTCCTCACCGACTGAGCCCGGGATTCAGATCATCCGGTTAGCAGACTATGACCTGAGGCTGGAAAAAGGAAAAACCTATCAATGGTCTGTGGCTCTGATCTCCGATCCCGAACACCGATCAAGAGATCTGATTGTCGGAGGGATGATCCAGGTAGGAGATGTCCCGGTCTCTCTGGGTGAGAATATGAGGAACGCCAATCCCGTTGAAGCGACGAGGTTATGGGGGCAAGCGGGGTTTTGGTATGACGCCATAGGCGTGATTTCCACCCAGATTCAGTCTAATCCTTCAGATCCCGAGATGCATAATGTGCGAGCGTCCTTGCTCGAAGAGGTGGATTTGGACATGCCGGCGCAGGTGGATCGCCAGCATGGATTATGACTGCGGCTTTTTGACAGTGGGAATTGGAGGTTTGTATGGGCAAGCCCACGAAGGTCTTGTCTCGGCGGGTGTTGACAGGACCAGAAATTTCCTTCAGTCCGTGATGCCCGTGAGTTATTGAGCCAGCTTCTTCCGTTCTAGGGGAGCCGGCTCCCTTCCCCCTTCATCGTACCCGCAGTTATGGAACCTGTCCCTGCCGTTGTGGCGGGGACAGGTTTTCATTTTTTGGAATGTTGAGAAATGTCGCCAGCGGTGTTTTCGCCTCTTGGCCGTGCTCACGTACTTTTCCATACCCTCCGCGCGTCCAAGTGCCTGCGGCCTTCCCTTCGCGAAGCCTCAGGACAGGACTGGACGCGCATTTTTGAATAATCCATTATTTACTCCCTGTGAGCCTAAACCACCAATTCAATTGTGAATAAGCGGGGCAAAAACTTGAAATATTCAACAGCCCATTTTTTAGAGGACTTGAACGTCTTCATCGACACCGTTCTTCCGGTAAGCTGCTTTCCGGTGCATCGAACGGTTGCTTCTGCGAGATACCAAAATCCCTTGTACTCCGCTCTTCCTGGGCGCTGACAGGCTCACCTGTAGATTCCGTTCCTCGTCATCGCATTCTGATTGACAATTTTTTCCTTAATCCTCGCATCAGATTCATCACTTCGTTTCAGCCATGTATGTCTCCTGGTACTTGGTAGGAATGGCGATACTCCGTTTTCTTATATGAATTAAGTCTCATTGTCGAGCCGATATTGACTCCAAAGGGGTGTGGCCAAAACCATACCAACCCTGAGGCGTTTTCGTGTTTAGCTTTCAAATGGGCCCTCTTTCCTTTTCACTGGCATGTTTCTCCTCCATCTGAATAGATTCCACAAGTTTTTAATGGCATGGGCCCTTCTGTGCGGGGCGATAGGGACTATTCAGGAATCCTTCGCGAATCCCCTGGATATTTTTCCTCCCTATTCGAATTTTCAGGAAGAGGCGGGGGAAGAAATTCATGATACGTTAATTGTCTCCATACCGGTGACGTCTTTCGGGAAGGGTAGGGGTTCGGAGCCTTTTGTTGAAGACATGTACCAGGACCCTGTCTTTGCAGACGTCTACTTTGATGACGTCCGGTCTTCCATCAAGGGTGGTATCGAGGGTTTCCTCCACGAAACGGTAGCGCTTCTTAAACAGGAAGATCAGTGGGGAGTACGAATTGAAGGACATTGTGATTCGCGCGGCACGTCTGCCTATAACCTGGCCAGGGCCGACTATCATCTGAGATTTCTTGCCGGGTTTTTGGAACAGTTGGGGATTCCCTCCGGGCGAATTCATCCGGTAAATTTTGGTCAAACTCCTTT contains:
- a CDS encoding CHAT domain-containing protein, producing MLKCGFLKRLDYGPLVFILILGSGGLGFTNSSGEEISPQTLMEDGSRHYQQGQLEQATRSWTQAAQIYENSGDHPNQIQALIYLSRAFLDMGQYQRAQQLLRTAIQTAQENTQPRLMAQALSQLGIVHLNVGESDSALEILQQGLKISREIEDRPLMAAILNDLGNAHAVRQSDTEALAAYTESSILADSLDLQPLSIRAMINAALVEIRQQSTQNGKIHLQLALEKTRQLPDSHEKIQNLLTIGMGLRDLSTQVSAEHAPVFTQAAESFREAIRSAKEIGDWKNESYGWGFSGELYEEGGRHEEALQLTQLAIRTSQKGQAPEALYRWEWNMGRHLKNLGRTDEAISAYQRAIDTLQPIRQQLAVGLPQNPASFRESLGALFFETADLLLQRADEVTNDPRKEGLLFKTRDTIEALKAAELQDYFKDDCVEANRGRIQAIDKVSASTAIIYPILFPDRMVLLMSLGGTMKKITVPVQERDLTKKIHLFRTLLEKRTTHQYLPHAQSLYDLIIRPLEPSLNEFGIQTLVFVPDGSLRTIPMGSLHDGEKFLIQTYALAITPGLTLTDAHPLDREQINLLSVGLSEGVQGFSPLPNTQQEVRELQDLFGGKTLLNEKFRIPNLEQDMKEENFTIIHIASHGKFENEAKNSFVLTYDNKLTMDRLRELIGLFQFRQIPLDLLTLSACETATGDDRSALGLAGVAVKAGARSALATLWFINDQASSNLVNQFYLRLKETSLSKAQALREAQVALLDHPIYRHPGYWAPFLLINNWL
- a CDS encoding DUF928 domain-containing protein, which produces MSQMMTRSRGVGVIGVILGLSVQLVGGAELTGQANRQQMRDVATVAIEPRKNHAAVFLEETFPIVDRRFVQVADDKQRVSSGKEALYQPPQRGAPGGRVGGGTRGPSADLPLMWALVPDHVGLSAEVQPRLVWYLSKKTTYPLELTIIEATGVNPIIEKGISSPTEPGIQIIRLADYDLRLEKGKTYQWSVALISDPEHRSRDLIVGGMIQVGDVPVSLGENMRNANPVEATRLWGQAGFWYDAIGVISTQIQSNPSDPEMHNVRASLLEEVDLDMPAQVDRQHGL